In Plodia interpunctella isolate USDA-ARS_2022_Savannah chromosome 1, ilPloInte3.2, whole genome shotgun sequence, one DNA window encodes the following:
- the LOC128670225 gene encoding adult-specific cuticular protein ACP-20-like has translation MFTYVAIACFLGVAAAAPSLPLVDSISIPRYGFNYAVNDPLTGDNKAQTEHRDGGVVKGSYSLAEPDGTIRVVDYAADPISGFNAVVKRIGPAVHPQQIQLPVAKLAAPIAPIAPIASAWGLAGLGAGNLGLGLGGWGLAGKGWELDGQDSLGH, from the exons ATGTTCACATACGTCgca ATCGCCTGCTTCTTAGGAGTAGCTGCAGCTGCTCCATCCCTACCTCTCGTCGATTCCATT tcCATCCCTCGCTACGGGTTTAACTACGCCGTCAACGACCCGCTGACCGGCGACAACAAGGCGCAGACGGAACACCGCGACGGCGGCGTCGTCAAAGGCTCCTACTCATTGGCCGAGCCCGACGGCACCATCCGCGTAGTGGACTACGCTGCCGACCCCATCTCCGGGTTCAACGCCGTCGTCAAACGAATCGGCCCCGCTGTACACCCTCAACAAATACAACTCCCTGTAGCCAAACTTGCTGCCCCTATTGCCCCAATCGCCCCGATTGCTAGCGCGTGGGGACTGGCGGGCCTCGGCGCCGGTAATTTAGGCCTTGGCCTTGGAGGATGGGGCCTCGCGGGCAAAGGCTGGGAACTTGACGGACAGGACTCGTTGGGACATTAA